The following proteins come from a genomic window of Aequorivita marisscotiae:
- a CDS encoding peroxiredoxin, with the protein MAIVGKQFPNISVDAMNEMGDTFKLNVLEEAKKNNKKVLLFWYPKDFTFVCPTEIHSFQEVLSKFEDRNTMVIGASCDTPEVHFAWLNTPKDNGGIEGVTYPLLADTNRNLSNALGILDITNERYDEETGLLTVDGDNVTYRATYLIDEEGKVFHESVNDMPLGRNVNEFLRLIDAYTHVQKNGEVCPANWEEGKDAMQATREAVATYLRN; encoded by the coding sequence ATGGCTATAGTAGGAAAACAATTTCCAAACATTTCAGTTGATGCAATGAACGAAATGGGAGATACTTTTAAATTAAATGTGCTTGAAGAAGCTAAGAAAAACAACAAAAAAGTATTGCTTTTCTGGTATCCAAAAGACTTTACATTTGTATGCCCAACTGAAATTCACTCTTTCCAAGAAGTACTTTCAAAATTTGAAGACAGAAACACAATGGTAATCGGAGCATCTTGCGATACTCCCGAGGTACACTTTGCGTGGTTAAACACACCGAAGGACAACGGCGGGATTGAAGGAGTAACTTACCCCCTATTGGCAGATACAAACCGCAACTTATCTAACGCCCTTGGAATTCTGGATATTACCAATGAGCGTTACGACGAAGAAACCGGATTGTTAACTGTAGATGGCGATAACGTTACATACCGTGCAACATATTTAATTGATGAAGAAGGAAAAGTATTCCACGAAAGCGTAAACGATATGCCATTGGGAAGAAATGTAAATGAATTTCTTAGATTAATTGATGCATATACGCACGTTCAGAAAAACGGTGAAGTTTGTCCAGCAAACTGGGAAGAAGGAAAAGATGCTATGCAAGCAACGCGCGAAGCAGTAGCCACATATTTAAGAAATTAA
- a CDS encoding thioredoxin family protein, producing the protein MVVELKDDSLQQLISEEKNVVVQFSAGWCGNCRVMKPKFKKLASETDNLKFVLVDAEKFPESRKMANVDNLPTFATFKNGELVNQVQTNKFELLKDLVDEVASN; encoded by the coding sequence ATGGTAGTTGAGTTAAAAGATGATAGTCTGCAGCAGCTAATTTCTGAAGAAAAGAACGTAGTAGTTCAGTTCTCGGCAGGATGGTGCGGCAATTGCAGAGTGATGAAACCGAAATTCAAAAAGTTGGCTTCGGAAACTGATAATTTAAAATTTGTTTTGGTAGATGCCGAAAAGTTTCCTGAAAGTAGAAAAATGGCGAATGTTGATAATTTGCCAACCTTCGCAACTTTCAAGAATGGCGAACTGGTAAACCAAGTTCAGACCAACAAATTTGAACTTTTAAAAGATCTAGTAGATGAAGTTGCCAGTAATTAG
- a CDS encoding DUF6952 family protein, producing MKLPVIRHIQRNNSIAQIESCVEVLESFSEYNRITDEEMDVIGELITNLCGAVEVHKMIDDGMPERDAANAFAQKVLGSIDR from the coding sequence ATGAAGTTGCCAGTAATTAGACATATTCAACGCAACAATTCCATAGCGCAGATTGAAAGCTGCGTTGAAGTTTTGGAATCGTTCAGCGAGTACAACCGAATTACGGATGAAGAAATGGACGTCATTGGCGAACTTATTACCAACCTTTGCGGGGCGGTAGAAGTACACAAGATGATTGATGACGGTATGCCGGAGCGCGACGCTGCAAATGCTTTTGCACAAAAAGTTTTGGGAAGTATAGACCGATAA